A region from the Hydra vulgaris chromosome 08, alternate assembly HydraT2T_AEP genome encodes:
- the LOC136083746 gene encoding uncharacterized protein LOC136083746 codes for MSLKNIFRPFKGKYDFIKSKFKKYNIFETTRSPSNIQCEPILLQYNKKSFDETTRSSYYPTVRCGFYNKEIYIQSKSLLELKYERLINNIESIWQFNGKNVNGSFYSYIACPATSARFKRKLWAKPHQPAGRWTNPLLYLVSRKRHKDDMKTSKLSTQNVSPSLNKKLENTSQEDMFTLGNKHPSQLSAEQYLVYLYYKEYDRLNNTKPSSSKQTKEYGCF; via the exons atgagtttaaaaaatatttttcgtccttttaaaggaaaatatgaTTTCATAaagagtaaatttaaaaaatataacatttttgaaacaaCAAGAAGTCCATCGAACATACAATGTGAACCAATTttgttgcaatataataaaaaaagtttcgaTGAAACCACAAGGAGTTCATACTATCCCACAGTAAGGTGTGgtttttataacaaagaaatttatattcaaaGCAAAAGTCTATTGGAACTGAAGTATGAGAGGTTGATAAACAATATTGAAAGTATTTGGCAGTTTAATGGCAAAAATGTGAATGGTTCTTTTTATTCCTACATTGCATGCCCTGCAACTTCTGCCAG atttaaaagaaaactgtgGGCAAAGCCCCATCAACCTGCTGGACGTTGGACTAATCCATTACTTTATTTAGTATCtagaaaaag aCATAAAGATGATATGAAAACATCAAAATTGTCTACGCAAAATGTATCACCGagcctaaataaaaaattggaaaatacTTCACAAGAGGATATGTTTACTTTGGGGAACAAACACCCTTCGCAACTTTCTGCTGAGCAATATTTGGTATATTTGTACTACAAAGAATATGACAG attaaaCAATACTAAACCATCAagttcaaaacaaacaaaagagtatggttgtttttga